TATGCTCATGCATGTACTGAGCAAAAGATTGACCTGAAACTTTCTCTACCAATGCTGCAAGAACAGCGAAATTGGAATTATTATACGAAAAAAAATGATCGGGTCTATTGCGTATAACTGGAATAGGATCTGCTGTTTCAAACCAATTCATAATATCTTGATTGGTAGGATAAAGCTTGTTTTTGCGAGTTTTTAAGTCAAACTCATATTCATAGTGCGGTAATCCGGATCTATGGCTAAGCAAACTGCGGAGAGTGATACCTTCATAGGGAAAGAGGGGATAGTAGTCTTTAACTGTAAGGTCAAGGCTGAGTTTTCCTTTCTCAACCAATTGCATTACTGCAACTGAAGTGAATGTTTTTGAGAGTGAGGCAAGTTGGAATCTCGAGTTTGAACCATTTGGTATTTGCTTTTCAATGTTGGAGAAACCATTGCTTTTTTCAAAAATGATTTGATCCTTTTGTGCTATCAAGATATTTCCATTAAAACCACTTGCAATTTTTTTATCTACAATGGCTTCAATTCGGTTCTTCTTCTTTTCAAAGTTGTAGGTCTCACGGTCCGCAATTAACTTTTGAATAAGCTTTTTGGGATCAAATTTTCTCTTGGTCTCATTAGTCTCTTTTTCGCAAGAGAAGAGAGCTAGGGAGATAAATACTATTAGAACTACCTGAGACTTAAGACTTCTGAAGATTGTTAGTGAAAACACTTAGGAGAAAGATCGTTAAAGACGTGAAAATAAAACTTGCCACAACCTTAACGATTGTGATGAGAAAATAGCCGAAACCACCAGCTTCTAAAAAGAAGACAAGTAAGCAGTGAATAAATGTTAGACCTAAAACATATTGGAAAAATTTCAGGCCACCCATTTCCCTGAATGAAACATTGAGCTCGTTTTCAAGGTTTTTGGTAGGGAAAATGTACTTTAAATAGTTTCTCCTAATAAGGCCAATAAAAGTACAAGCTGCTGCATGAACACCGGCAGTGTTATAAAAAATATCAACAGTGAGTCCAATAAAAAAGGAAACTAGCAGAACAGATGTTGTTGGCATTTCACCGGGTAATAACAATATGGCTGCGAAGTAAACGAAACATAAGGCCACATCCCACAAGATAAGATTCCTTACTAGCAATATTTGCAATAGCAGGTAAAGGAAGATAAAAGCTCCTGTCTTTATAATGTCTTGGGTACTCATTGTTCGTCTTCTATTTCCTCTAAAGTGAGCTGTTCTGAGGTTAATTTATTTTCAATAACATATACATATCGCAAGCCTGTAAAATCACTACTAAGCTCCACTTCTATGTCCCAAAAAGCTGATTGAGGTAGGTCTTTCACTTTAGCAATCTTACCTACCATAATTTGAGAAGGGAAGATTAAGTTTTGATTGGAAGTAACCACACTGTCTCCAATTTTAACTTTTTTGAATTTATCAATTGTTTTCAGGTCAATGTATCTATGAGAAACACTGTTCCAGTTTGAAACCCCTAAAGCAATTATATTCTCGTCTTTCAGGTTTTGGTTTACAACTTCGGAGGATATATTGAAATCGACATTGAGAATTGATATAACTCTAGAAAAGTGATCGCTGCAACTCATTACTTGACCAACTACACCAGCAGGTCCAATGACTCCCATGCCAGGTTTGATTCCGTCAAGTTTCCCTTTGTTAATTGTAAGGTAATTTTTGCTTAGCCCTACAGTGTTATTTGCAACCTTGGCTGTAATGTATCCAAACCTGTGAGCATAGGGGTTGTTGATTTCGTTGCTATCAACCTTTAGTTCTCTCAAGCTTGTTAACTCCTCTCGTAACTTGATATTTTCACTAGCAAGTTCTTCATTCGTTTTCTTGAGATAGATATATTCCTGAGCATTATAGGTTGCAGCCATGGTGCTGGCAGCAATTCTATTGCTTGAATTGAAAAGGCTTACATCCCATTTGATGTTATTTTTACGGATCAAATAAAAACATACTATCTCCAATAGTAGGAACAACAGTAAGTTTCTGGCTTTGAAAATAAGGCCAAATAATTGACTCATAATATTTTAAACAAATGAATGTTACTGAACTAATACAGCAGCGTATTTTTCAATGTTTTGAAGGACTTCACCAGTTCCACGAACAACCGCTCTTAATGGATCCTCGGCAACATGGATAGGAAGTTTGGTCTTAATAGCCAATCTTTTTTCTAAACCATGAAGTAAGGCACCTCCACCTGTAAGGTAAATTCCGTTTTCGTAGATATCCGCAGAGAGTTCAGGCGGCGACATTTCTAATGCACGCATGATTGCTTCTTCTATTTTGGAAATTGACTTATCTAATGAGTAAGCGATTTCGCTATAAGTAACTTTAATTTCTTTTGGAATACCCGTCATTAAGTCTCTACCGCGAATCTCGATATCCGCAGGTGGGTTCTCTAAGTCTGGCAAGGCAGCTCCAACTTGAATTTTAATATATTCAGCACTTCTTTCTCCAATAAGTAAGTTGTGCTCTCTTCTCATGTAGTCAACAATATCACGAGTGAATAAGTCACCTGCAATTCTCACAGATGCTTCACATACGATACCAGAGAGTGCGATTACGGCGATTTCCGTCGTTCCACCTCCAATGTCTACAATCATAGACCCGTTAGGTTGTTCAATGTCAATTCCAATACCAATCGCAGCTGCGATTGGCTCATGAACCATGTATACTTCTTTAGCTCCTGCATGTTCAGCAGAATCTTTAACGGCTCTCTTCTCTACCTCAGTAATTCCAGAAGGTATACAAATCACCATTCTGTGCGATGGAGAGAAAAACCAGCTACGTCCAGTAGGGATCATTTTGATTAAGCCACGAATCATTAATTCGGCAGCTGTAAAGTCGGCAATTACACCGTCTTTAAGTGGCCTAATAGTTTTTATATTTTCGTTGGTTTTTTCGTGCATTTGCATCGCCTTATGACCAATTGCCAAAACCTTTCCTGAAACTTTATCAAGGGCGATAATTGACGGTTCGTCTACGACGATTTCGTCTTTATAAATAATAAGTGTGTTTGCTGTGCCAAGGTCAATTGCAATATCGCTTGTAAGGAAGCTGAAAATTCCGGCCATTTATTGATGCGTATGAGTTTTAGGTACTTAATTGACCGCAAATTTAAGACTAATAATCTCAAAAATTACCTAAATATCCAATTTTTACCAAACTATTACTTTACGGTAAATAACTAATAAGAATAAGGCTATCAACAGATTAGCTTAAATCCTTCTCCATGGAGGTTCAATATTTTTATATTCGGGTCCGATTTTAGGTGTTTTCTAAGTTTTGTGACGTACACATCCATTGATCTTGCATTGAAATATGAATCATCTCCCCAAATTAATTTTAGGGCAAAACTGCGGCTGAGAGGCTTGTTCATGTTTTGGCAAAGTAACTTCAAAAGCTCTGACTCTTTGGTGGTAAGTTTTACTTTTTCTGTGTTGTTGCTCAGTTCTTGAGTAATGATGTCGAACTTTTGATTACCAATTTCATAAACTCTTTGTTCCTCTTCTTTATCTGCTTTGTTGACTCTTCGAAGAATGGCATTCATTCTCATTAAGAGCTCTTCCATACTGAATGGCTTTGTGATATAGTCATCGGCCCCAGATTTAAATCCTTGAATGGTGTCTTCTTTCATGGACTTGGCAGTCAAGAAAATTATAGGAACTTGCGGGTCGTGCATTCTTATTTCTTTTGCAAGTGAGAAGCCATCTTTCTTAGGCATCATGACATCTAGGATGCAAAGGTCATATTCTCCTTTTTGCAGAAAAAAGTTGAGCCCTTCGTCGCCATCCCTTGCAAGGTCAACATCGAAAAGTTTAGCACCGAGGTACTCTTGTAGTAGCATTCCTAGGTTTTGGTCGTCCTCCGCGAGTAAAATTTTCATAAGTGGTAGTTATACGTTTTGAGTATGAAAGTAAAGCGTAAATGTTGTGCCTTCGTTGATTTTACTATCTACTTCAATGTTGGCATTGTGTAGGTCCAGCATTTTTTTAACATAACTAAGTCCGAGGCCGAAACCCTTTACATCATGTACGTTGCCAGTACTTACCCTATAGAACCTATCAAAAATACGAGATATTTGATCCTTGCTCATTCCTATTCCCTCGTCTCTTATAGTAAGCTTTAAAGAGCCATTCACATTTTCACTAGCAATAGTGATTTGTGGGCTTTCTTTAGAGTATTTATTTGCGTTGTCCATGAGGTTGTAAACGATGTTTGTCAAATGAACTTCGTCTCCTTCAATGATCGGGTTGTTCGCCTCCAACTCCAAGAACACTTGGCCATTTTTTTGCTCAATTTGAACACCAAGGTTTTGGTAAACTTGTTCGATCACTTCATGAATGTCAATCTCTTGTTTGTTTAGCTTTACTTCACCTTTTTCGAGCAATGCCATTTGTAAGACCTTTTCAACTTGTAGGCTCAGTCTATTGTTTTCATCTTTAATAATACCCAAGTACCTGTCAGTCTTTTGTTTATCTTTTATAACAGAGGCGTCTTTCATGACTTCTACCGCAAGAGATATCGTAGAAATAGGAGTTTTGAACTCGTGGGTCATGTTATTGATAAAGTCATTTTTAATCGTTGAGAGTTTTTTTTGCTGTAACATGGTATTGATGGATGCATAGAATATACCACCAATTAGAAAAAGGAGTGCAATAGATGAGCCAAATACGGTGTTCATATTGCCCATTATGAGCTGGTCTCTCTCTGGAAAGTAAACATACAAGAATTGATCTTGCTGCATGGCGTCATTGGGGAAAAGTCTTACATTGTAAGACTTTTCTGATGATTTGGGATCATAGTTTTCAGCATACGAGGTAAAGATCATTTTATCAATATTCTTTACGCCATATTCATATTTGATAGCGATGCCGCGGTTGCTGAGTTCTTCTTTAAGCAATGTGTCAAGCATTTGCTGATTGAGTCGCTCAAAAATGGTTCTGTTGCCTTGTAAGAAATCAGTAAATACATCCTTTACTATTGCCGCCTTGTTTCTCGTTTTCTCGAAATTTTCTTGCCTTAGCTGTTCGGTTTTAACTTCTTCTTTGGGTTTTGACTTTACAAGTTTGACAGGTTTTTTAGCTTGGGTGTCAACTCTTATGGTATCCTTTTTAGTTTTATTTCTGGGAAGGTGTTTTGGCCTTTGCTGAACGTTAGTTGTGCTTTGAAGGTAAATCGCTCCTGTCAAAGGGTCTATTTGTTGGATATAGTAGCTTTCAGTGCCAAACTCCATATTGTTCATTTCGGCATCCAGCGTTGCTATGATATCTTCAATTCCATTATCATGTCCAATAAAAAACTGGGAGCCGGCATTGAAGTTTTGCCAGAACCTGTTTTGATCTTCAAACATTTGCTTGAAAAATGTAAGTTCATTGTTCGTAACACCTCTATTAATACCAGTAAAGGCATCGCTTGGCTGATTAAAAACAACTTCATAAGACGGCAATCTACCTTCGGGGATTGAGTCTTTTTTACGCCCGTTGGGTGACTTTGCGATGTCTCCTTTTTTTATCGTTTGATTTTTGACAAGGTCAGGTTTTGGCTCTTGACTTTTTGTTCTTTTTGGGAACGGATTTTTTCGAGGCTGTGCTAATGCTTCGAGGCTTTTTCGCTCTTGCTCTCGAATCTTTTTTTTGGCCAGAAAAATAACTTCTTGTTTGTCAATTTTAGCAACTGTGGCATTCATAGCTTCTACCACATTACGGTCAAATTGTTCCTTTTTAACTGCAATAGCATTTTCGATCCAATACCACTGAAAGGCAATGAGGGCGACAAATGCAATAAGCATGAAAATGATGATGTTCCTGAAATTCTTCATTTATTCAAAATACAATCACTAAACGTTTAACTTTGAATTTTAAAATTAAGGCAAATATCAAAGAGAATAAGCCAATTAACGTTTTTTAACGAACCAATGAACATAGTTTTTATTGTATTCGGAGTTTCTTTTTTACTCTTTTAGAGTGGGCTTTTAGCATTTCTATACCTACGAAAAGTTGTTTTGAAAAAGTCTCCACCAAATGCTCCAAGAGCAGACTATTTATCTCAATTAGATCCAAATTCGAAGCGAATTGTATTTGCAGGTGATAGTAATACACACGCAAATATGAGCTACAATTGGACTAAACTCATTGAGGGTGACTTTGAGAAAGTAAATGCAGGAATTAATGGAGACTTGAGTAATAACTTGCTAGAGCGAATTGACGAAACAATTGCTTCTCGACCAGATTACGTATGTATTCTTATTGGCACCAATGATGTGAATGCAAGTATGAGTACGGTTGCAAAAGATCGTTATGTTGATAATGGTAAGATTGACGCCAATCAAGATGTAAGTGTGGACGTTTTTCGTGATAATTTGGAAAAGATCATTCGTAAACTTCAAAAGGAGACTAAGGCTCATATTGCAGTATTGTCACTTCCACTGATTGGCGAAGATTTGAAAAGTGAGGCAAACTTACGTGCCGATGAATACAGTGAATTAATTAAAAAGATAGCGATACAATTCAATCTTAGTTTTGTTGATATTCGTAAAGAGTTGAAGCAGTATGTTCAGCTTTATCAAAAGGTTCGTCCTCCTAGCTATGAAAAGTACTTTTACATAATGCTTAAAAGTATTTTTCTCCATTTTTATTTCGGCTATTCATTCGACAAGTTGAGTGCAATGAATGATATGTTACTAAGTCATGACCAGCTTCATCAAAATAGTATTTCGGGTAATATCATTGCCAAAGAGGTGAATGCTTGGATAGTTAGAATTGAGCCGAAATAGTGATTTTCTATTTCGAAGTAATACTTAAATGTCGGCCTAAAAACCTAAAGTTGTTCAAATTGTAATAGAAGTGACTAAAAGGCTATTACTGAAAACCACTTCTATAACTTATCTTTGAAAAAATTATATAATCAAGCACAATGATCCTAAATAAAGAACTACACCCAATTACTAAAAATAACCCAGAGAAAGTACTACAGTTTGGAACTGGAGTTTTATTGCGAGGCTTGTGCGATTATGCAATTGACAAAGCCAACAAAAAAGGGGTCTTCAATGGTAGTGTAGTTGTAGTAAAGTCTACTCCTGGAAGTTTAAGTGACTTTAATGATCAAGATAACCTATATACAGTGTGTGTAAGAGGGTTGGATAATGGAAAAATTATTGAGGAGAATATTATTAATGAAAGCATAAGTAGAGTTATAAGTGCTGCAAGTGACTGGGATGCTTTTTTAGAAACTGCGGAAAATCCACAAATGAACGTGGTTATTAGCAATACAACGGAAGTTGGTTTGCAATACCACGAAGAAAACCTTGGAGCAACTTGCCCAAGCTCTTTCCCTGGCAAACTAACACTTTGGCTAAAAAAACGATTTGATTCTGGTCTGTCGGGCGTTGTGATTATTCCAACTGAGCTTGTTGTAGATAACGGAATGTTATTGAAATCGTTTGTTATTAAGCATGCTCAAAGAAATCAGCTTGGAGGAGATTTTGTAGAGTGGATAGAAAACGAAAATGACTTCTGTAATTCGTTAGTTGATAGAATTGTTCCAGGTAAGCCCGAAGCAAACGAGTTGGAAGAGTTGAAAACTAGTCTGGGTTATGAAGACAACTTGATCCTAAAGTGTGAAGCTTATAAATTATGGGCAATAGAAGGAGGAGATAGAGTTAAGGACATTTTGAGCTTCGAAGAGGTAGATAAGAATATTGTTGTTGCAAAGGATATTACGCAGTACAGAGAGTTAAAGCTAAGAATGCTTAATGCTCCTCACACATTGATGAGTGGACTAGCGTTTTTGTCAGGGTTTGAGCACGTAAAAGATGCACTAAATGATGGACTGATGGAAAAGTTCATGACCATTTTAATGCTGACCGAAATGGCACCTGCTTTACCAGCAAATATTGATGCAAAATTAGCTCAACGTTACGGAAGAGAAGTCATGGATAGATTCCGTAACCCATACCTTAACCATAAATGGCATAGCATAACTTTGCAATACAGTATGAAGATGAAAAATAGAGTAATGCCATTGCTCTATAAATATTACGAGATTTTTGAAACAGTGCCACAGTATTTAGCAAGGTGTTTTGCGGCCTATCTTCTATTCATGAAGAGTGTAGAGCAAAAGGACGGAAAGTTTTATGGAGAGAGTCACGGAGAGAAATATTTGATCAATGATGACCAAGCACCTTATTTTCATGAGTTATGGACATGTGATGATCCAGTAAAAGTTACAAAGTTAGCACTTAGCAATGAAGAGCTTTGGGGAACTGACCTAACACAGCTAAATGGCTTAGAGTCAAACGTTGCCATTCACTTAAGTAATATGCAAATGGCGGGTGTAAGAGAAGTTGCGGCAGCTCTAAATGTTTATGCGTAAAATAATTTATGAAAAACTCTTGGAATAAATAAAACTGTCCTACATCTTTGCAATCCCAAATGAGGGGAGTCTAGCTCTTCCGATAGTTATCGGGAGGTTCAAAGCTTCAAAATTTAGGGAGTTTAGCTCAGTTGGTTCAGAGCATCTGCCTTACAAGCAGAGGGTCGGGGGTTCGAATCCCTCAACTCCCACACAAAGTCTTCGAGAAATCGAGGACTTTTTTTGTTTTTAAGCCTCTGCCTTGGAAGGAGAAGGTTGGGGCGATGCGGCGTACCGATTCGAATCGCGAAATGTCGCACCACTTACTTCCACACAAAGTCTTCTAGAAATCGAAGGCTTTTTTTGTTTTTAAGCCTCTGCCTTGGAAGGAGAGGGTTGGGGCGATGCGGCGTTCCGATTCGAATCGCGAAATGTCGCACCACTCACTTCCACACAAAGTCTTCGAGAAATCGAGGGCTTTTTTGTTTTTAAGCCTCTGGCTTGGAAGGAGAGGGTTAGGGCGATGCGGCGTTCCGATTCGAATCGCGAAATGTCGCACCACTCACTCCCACACAAAGTCTTCGAGAAATCGAAGGCTTTTTTCTTGTTTTAAAACGTAGTATTCGGTTTGCGAATAGAAGTGTATGTATGTTTGGAGTCGATACATTGCACCGGCGAACGTCGCACCGTTTAACCCCGACCAAAGTCCTCTTATGGTAGACTTTTCTGCCTTATCTATTCAAGTTATTAGAAAGGGGTTGTTGATGGCTTTTGAGAAAATATAAATTTATTTCGATTGCAAATTGTGCTTTGTATTAAGGCTTCAAAGTAGAATCAATTCAAGACTCTCATGCCTTCATAAATAACAATACTCACAGCGTTTGCTAGGTTAAGGCTTCGAACCTTGTCAGAGTAAATTGGAATATTGTATTGATGAGCCTCATTTGCTTTCAGTAGATCTTTGGGTAAACCGACAGATTCTTTTCCGAAAATCAAAAATTGTCCTTCTTGGAAGGGGATTTCCCAGAACGCTTTTTCTGCATGGCTCGAAAGAAACGCCATGGGTTCGTTTTTATTTAGTTCAAAAAACTCCTCTTGGCTTTCATAATATCGAACGTCTAAATGTTGCCAGTAATCTAGACCTGCACGCTTGAGTCTTTTGTCAGAAAGCTCAAACCCAAAAGGTTTAACCAAATGTAGTATTGATCCTGTTGCTAAGCTTAGTCGACCAATATTGCCAGTATTATTAGGGATCTCAGGCTCAATTAAAACGATATTTAAAGGCATAGTTTGATTTAATCTTAGCAGTTAGGGCGAAATGTAAAGCTACCCGAACATTTCTGATATTTCAAGCAGAATGGTTTCCTCTTTGTGCTTCACGTTACTAATTACTTTTTAGCCTCACCTGAAAGCTGGTTGAAGATTTAATTATTTCTTATGAGCTAAGCTTTCTTCTGCCCAGTTGTTTAATTGAAGCGGAATTACAAAGCCCACTTTTCTGCTGACTTCTTGCCCAGCGGAGTTAAGTATTAATAGGGTAGGGTAAGAGGTAATCGAATATCTCTTAGCAATTATATTTCCCTGTGGACTTTCAACGTCGATGGATAGGTTGATAAAGTTCTTATTAAAAAGCTCGCCTACGCTTTCTCTTGGAAAAGTGACGCTTTTGAGCATTTTGCATGGTCTACACCATTTTGCGTAGAAATCTACAAAAATGAGTTTATCTTGTTCTTGAGCTTTGATTAAACTCTCCTCTAGGTCGTCGCTTGTCCATTCTATACCGTCTCCCTTAAGTATGGGAAGTTGATCTACTTTTTCGTAAGAAGTAAATTGCATCAACAACAAAAATCCAATGAGTAAGACAAAAGGAATATAGCTGAGGTATTTCTTTAACATAGTTAATTCAATTACGTAAATGTAGAGGTGAAAGTAGGTTAAGTGAGTAAAAAAATAGCCACTGCTTTGGTGAAACAGTGGCTAGGTTTAAGAAAATTAAAATTCTATTTCAATTCAAAGCTTGCTTCCAAAACATCTTGAGAGCTTTTGCCAACAAATACCTTGAATGTTCCTTTTTCTAGCATATCGTTACCCTCATCGTCTTTAAAACTTAAATCGCTACTTGATAATGTAAAGCTTACTTTTTGAGTTTCTCCCGCTTTGATTTTTACTTTTTTGAAACCTTTAAGTTCTTTTATGGGACGAACTCTTGAAGCAACTAAATCTCTTATGTACAATTGAACAATTTCTTCGCCATCTATGGAGGAGGTATTTTTGACTTCAACACTTACCTGGATTATTCCATTTTGATTCATTTCTGAAGCAGACAAGCTTATGTTGCTGTAATCGTATGTAGAATATGAAAGACCATAACCAAAAGGGAATAATGCTCCATTGGGAATGTCTCTATATCTTGAAACCCAGAAATGTGCTGGGCCTTCATTGCCGTCCACATGGGGCCTCCCTGTACTGAAAGTATTATAATATACAGGTATTTGTCCTACGCTGTGAGGGAAGCTCATTACTGTCTTCGCACTAGGGTTTACATCACCCGATAATACGTCTGCCACACCATTTCCATGTTGTATTCCACCCGACCAAACGTTTAGAATTGTACCATGTTCTTTTGCAACTTCGGTAAGTACCATTGGTCTACCAGTTTGAACTAGTACAACGACTGGTTTGCCAGTCTCTTTTGCTAAGCGAAGCATTTCCATTTGGGCAGGTGCTGGGCTAATGTCGGCGAGAACACGTGCTTCACCCATGAGGTCGCCATACAAGCCAATAGTACCTAAGATAACATCGGCATTTTTTGCTATTTTCTTGATTTGCTTTGCCGCTGAAGGGTCGAGATTGTTATCACGATCATACACAGGTAAAAAGTTTACTGTTGCATTTGGGTATTTGGCTTTTACCCCTTCCAATATGGTGACTACATCACCATGATCACCCATTCCTTTCCAAAAATCTAAAACGTCATTCTGGCTTTCGGCTAGGAAACCAAGTACTAAAATGTTCTTAAGGTTCTTGCTGAGAGGTAAAACCTTATCGTCATTTTTAAGAAGCAACATAGAGCCTGCAGCAGCCTTTCTTGCAAGATCCAAATGTGACGAAGTCATCGTGTTGTTCTTTTCTTTTTCCTTGTCATGTCTTGCATAAGGATTTTCGAACAAACCAAGCTTAAACTTGTAGTACAAAACTCTTGCGACCGCTTTATCTAGTAGGGATTCAGGTACATCACCATTTTTAATACTTTGTGCCAGGTTATTAATCGTAACACGAGATTCCATGTCAATATCAGAACCCGCCATGAGGGCTTTTTCTGCTGCGTCTTTTCCATCTTTGGCAAAACCATGAGCGATCATTTCGCCAAAAGAAGCCCAGTCTGAAACCACGATGCCTTCAAAACCCCATTTGTCTCTCAATACTTCAGTAACGAGGTATTTGTTTCCACTAGCTGGTATTCCGTCTAACACATTAAATGAGTTCATGACAGTTGCTACACCAGCATCCACAGCGTGTTTATAGGGTATTATGTAATTGTTCCAAAGGCTGTTACGACTGATGTCTACAGTATTATATTCTCTACCACCTTCTGGAGCACCATAAGCAGCAAAATGTTTTACACAAGCTAAAACATTGTCATTCGAAAAGTCACCTTGAAAGCCTTTTACTCGAGCTGCGGCAAATACGCCATTGATGTAGGCATCTTCTCCTGAGCCTTCCATCACACGACCCCATCGTGGATCTCTAGACATGTCCATCATGGGTGCGAAGGTCCAGTGTAAGCCAGCGGCTGCAGCTTCCTTTGCTGCAACTGCAGCGGTTTGCTCAGCAATTTCTAAATCCCAGCTACATGCTTCTGCAAGTGGAATAGGGAAAACAGTTTTATAACCATGGATTACATCAAATGCAAATAACACTGGGATACCAAGTCTACTTTCTTCCACTGCAATTTTTTGAACGGCCAGTGTTTGTTCCACACCGGTTACGTTTAGAAATGAACCAACTTTACCTTGTTTCAATAATTGCAACCGCCCTTGAGCTCCCTCATCATTTGCTGCAGCTGGGCCTGTCATGACTCCTCCGTTGAGTTGGTTGAGTTGTCCTACTTTCTCTTCAAGAGTCATGCGAGACAATAAGTCATTTACACGATCGGCAATAGGGACATTGTTATTTTTATAAACTTCTTGAGCAATTAGGTTTGGGACAAAACCTATTAAACAGAGTGACAAGATATACCTGTAGAAATGTTTCATAGTAAGTAGGTTAAAAGTATTTAGTGCCTAAATATACTTGATTAAGCTTGATATTCTAAAAAAGGATGTGCGTATTAAATAGGCTCTTCTTGGTATATTTCAATAAATGCCAAGTAAAGCTGCTAGGT
This portion of the Spirosomataceae bacterium TFI 002 genome encodes:
- a CDS encoding rod shape-determining protein MreC gives rise to the protein MSQLFGLIFKARNLLLFLLLEIVCFYLIRKNNIKWDVSLFNSSNRIAASTMAATYNAQEYIYLKKTNEELASENIKLREELTSLRELKVDSNEINNPYAHRFGYITAKVANNTVGLSKNYLTINKGKLDGIKPGMGVIGPAGVVGQVMSCSDHFSRVISILNVDFNISSEVVNQNLKDENIIALGVSNWNSVSHRYIDLKTIDKFKKVKIGDSVVTSNQNLIFPSQIMVGKIAKVKDLPQSAFWDIEVELSSDFTGLRYVYVIENKLTSEQLTLEEIEDEQ
- a CDS encoding CubicO group peptidase, beta-lactamase class C family — protein: MFSLTIFRSLKSQVVLIVFISLALFSCEKETNETKRKFDPKKLIQKLIADRETYNFEKKKNRIEAIVDKKIASGFNGNILIAQKDQIIFEKSNGFSNIEKQIPNGSNSRFQLASLSKTFTSVAVMQLVEKGKLSLDLTVKDYYPLFPYEGITLRSLLSHRSGLPHYEYEFDLKTRKNKLYPTNQDIMNWFETADPIPVIRNRPDHFFSYNNSNFAVLAALVEKVSGQSFAQYMHEHIFDPLEMTKTTLVTELNDSTRTSEVTYGYHGTRRIEKDFYDNVLGDKGVYSTTHDLLKWYQALKSEKVLTKESLREIYTPRSFEHPGLRNYGYGFRLWLNDKQQTDYIYHTGWWKGYNSIMFFDLREDFVIIILSNKLNRSVYQIKDIIEVLHDGKKSSTMEENILDQ
- a CDS encoding rod shape-determining protein MreB, whose amino-acid sequence is MAGIFSFLTSDIAIDLGTANTLIIYKDEIVVDEPSIIALDKVSGKVLAIGHKAMQMHEKTNENIKTIRPLKDGVIADFTAAELMIRGLIKMIPTGRSWFFSPSHRMVICIPSGITEVEKRAVKDSAEHAGAKEVYMVHEPIAAAIGIGIDIEQPNGSMIVDIGGGTTEIAVIALSGIVCEASVRIAGDLFTRDIVDYMRREHNLLIGERSAEYIKIQVGAALPDLENPPADIEIRGRDLMTGIPKEIKVTYSEIAYSLDKSISKIEEAIMRALEMSPPELSADIYENGIYLTGGGALLHGLEKRLAIKTKLPIHVAEDPLRAVVRGTGEVLQNIEKYAAVLVQ
- a CDS encoding tagaturonate reductase, with the protein product MILNKELHPITKNNPEKVLQFGTGVLLRGLCDYAIDKANKKGVFNGSVVVVKSTPGSLSDFNDQDNLYTVCVRGLDNGKIIEENIINESISRVISAASDWDAFLETAENPQMNVVISNTTEVGLQYHEENLGATCPSSFPGKLTLWLKKRFDSGLSGVVIIPTELVVDNGMLLKSFVIKHAQRNQLGGDFVEWIENENDFCNSLVDRIVPGKPEANELEELKTSLGYEDNLILKCEAYKLWAIEGGDRVKDILSFEEVDKNIVVAKDITQYRELKLRMLNAPHTLMSGLAFLSGFEHVKDALNDGLMEKFMTILMLTEMAPALPANIDAKLAQRYGREVMDRFRNPYLNHKWHSITLQYSMKMKNRVMPLLYKYYEIFETVPQYLARCFAAYLLFMKSVEQKDGKFYGESHGEKYLINDDQAPYFHELWTCDDPVKVTKLALSNEELWGTDLTQLNGLESNVAIHLSNMQMAGVREVAAALNVYA
- a CDS encoding two-component system, OmpR family, phosphate regulon sensor histidine kinase PhoR — its product is MKNFRNIIIFMLIAFVALIAFQWYWIENAIAVKKEQFDRNVVEAMNATVAKIDKQEVIFLAKKKIREQERKSLEALAQPRKNPFPKRTKSQEPKPDLVKNQTIKKGDIAKSPNGRKKDSIPEGRLPSYEVVFNQPSDAFTGINRGVTNNELTFFKQMFEDQNRFWQNFNAGSQFFIGHDNGIEDIIATLDAEMNNMEFGTESYYIQQIDPLTGAIYLQSTTNVQQRPKHLPRNKTKKDTIRVDTQAKKPVKLVKSKPKEEVKTEQLRQENFEKTRNKAAIVKDVFTDFLQGNRTIFERLNQQMLDTLLKEELSNRGIAIKYEYGVKNIDKMIFTSYAENYDPKSSEKSYNVRLFPNDAMQQDQFLYVYFPERDQLIMGNMNTVFGSSIALLFLIGGIFYASINTMLQQKKLSTIKNDFINNMTHEFKTPISTISLAVEVMKDASVIKDKQKTDRYLGIIKDENNRLSLQVEKVLQMALLEKGEVKLNKQEIDIHEVIEQVYQNLGVQIEQKNGQVFLELEANNPIIEGDEVHLTNIVYNLMDNANKYSKESPQITIASENVNGSLKLTIRDEGIGMSKDQISRIFDRFYRVSTGNVHDVKGFGLGLSYVKKMLDLHNANIEVDSKINEGTTFTLYFHTQNV
- a CDS encoding Lysophospholipase L1, which encodes MKKSPPNAPRADYLSQLDPNSKRIVFAGDSNTHANMSYNWTKLIEGDFEKVNAGINGDLSNNLLERIDETIASRPDYVCILIGTNDVNASMSTVAKDRYVDNGKIDANQDVSVDVFRDNLEKIIRKLQKETKAHIAVLSLPLIGEDLKSEANLRADEYSELIKKIAIQFNLSFVDIRKELKQYVQLYQKVRPPSYEKYFYIMLKSIFLHFYFGYSFDKLSAMNDMLLSHDQLHQNSISGNIIAKEVNAWIVRIEPK
- a CDS encoding DNA-binding response regulator, OmpR family, contains REC and winged-helix (wHTH) domain, whose product is MKILLAEDDQNLGMLLQEYLGAKLFDVDLARDGDEGLNFFLQKGEYDLCILDVMMPKKDGFSLAKEIRMHDPQVPIIFLTAKSMKEDTIQGFKSGADDYITKPFSMEELLMRMNAILRRVNKADKEEEQRVYEIGNQKFDIITQELSNNTEKVKLTTKESELLKLLCQNMNKPLSRSFALKLIWGDDSYFNARSMDVYVTKLRKHLKSDPNIKILNLHGEGFKLIC